In Chiloscyllium plagiosum isolate BGI_BamShark_2017 unplaced genomic scaffold, ASM401019v2 scaf_72133, whole genome shotgun sequence, a single window of DNA contains:
- the LOC122545466 gene encoding arylamine N-acetyltransferase, pineal gland isozyme NAT-10-like: MKLSEYFARIGYTGSSDNTDLETLSRILEKHVTSIPYENLSPHCGETIELNMEAIFNKMVRKHRSGCCVENNALFWWVLKEMGYEVMFIPVRLYKPAKDTYESYPSHCVLIVTIDSKRYMADVGFVSSNYTRQPLELVSGKEQTQFPGTFRLTEDNNIWYMDKTVRKFYIEGQSTNSESLQNQPSSQKLFCFDLKPCRIEDFQDKLTYLLTTPGAMFKELSFVCYQTPNGIKTLKGTTYTEQIYNGKDGKDLRTSVTLTEEELQHAIKETFNLILDKKITPVNNFTCFLIE; encoded by the coding sequence ATGAAGCTTTCTGAGTATTTTGCACGAATTGGCTACACAGGATCTTCCgacaacactgacctggagacaCTTAGCAGAATACTTGAAAAACATGTCACATCTATTCCCTATGAAAATCTCAGTCCACACTGTGGAGAAACAATTGAGCTCAACATGGAAGCGATCTTTAATAAAATGGTGAGGAAGCATCGAAGTGGTTGCTGTGTGGAAAATAATGCATTATTCTGGTGGGTACTAAAGGAGATGGGATACGAAGTGATGTTTATACCAGTAAGATTGTACAAACCAGCAAAGGATACTTATGAATCCTACCCATCTCATTGTGTCCTCATAGTCACCATTGATTCCAAGCGTTACATGGCTGATGTGGGCTTTGTTTCATCCAACTACACGCGACAACCCCTGGAGCTGGTATCAGGCAAAGAGCAGACTCAGTTTCCAGGGACATTCCGTCTGACTGAAGATAACAATATCTGGTATATGGATAAAACTGTAAGAAAATTTTACATTGAAGGTCAAAGCACTAACAGTGAGTCTCTGCAGAACCAACCTTCCTCCCAAAAACTGTTCTGCTTTGACCTCAAACCTTGTAGAATTGAGGATTTTCAAGACAAATTAACCTACTTATTAACAACTCCTGGGGCCATGTTTAAAGAATTATCCTTTGTTTGCTATCAAACCCCGAATGGCATAAAAACTCTGAAGGGTACAACCTACACTGAACAGATCTATAATGGGAAAGATGGAAAGGACCTGAGAACCTCCGTAACTCTGACTGAAGAGGAATTACAACATGCAATCAAGGAGACATTCAACTTGATTTTGGACAAGAAGATAACACCTGTGAATAATTTTACTTGTTTCCTGATTGAAT